ACCCTTCAGCCCTCCAGTCAGCCAGGTTCTACCTCCTCGAGATTTCAAACGTAGGTCCTTGTGATATCATGGTATAGACACTGTGACTGTGGCAGCTGAGCTCTCACTCTCTGGAGAATGGAAGAATTTCCTCCTGAAAGTTTTTTCCTCAGGACATAAATTCAGGGATCATGCTCTGACCTGTGATTTGGCTCATATATTGGAGTTATGGTGTATGCTCTGTCAGTGATGTAGAAATGAACAAATTTCTATCTATCTTCTGAACTTAATGGGAATCACATTTAGTAGCTTTGTGCaataacaaagattaaaaaaaattgcactccATATGAGCAGTGGGCTGTGTCCAATATGAATCTGACTCAAGGTATTTGTAATAATTGACAAAAGCTGCCAttcgatattttaaaacatatttaatctCTGAGCCTGAGAAGCAGATTCTGTCACTGTTGCACATTGGTTTAACTATCTACTGTACAAATGTGAGACTTAAAACTTTTACATTGCCCAGCAACTTTAGACCAATATTTCTGCTCCATTATCCACAAAGATTGCACACTGCAAACATCTACAAGCAGTAAGTTGAGGTGCTTATTATACAAAATACCATgggtaaaacaaaaccaagatttgTATTAAAATTCCTTTCTCAGACGCTGAGAACATAAATGGGAATCAACAGAAGTTATTTACAGTGCTAGACACAGTATTTTACTGCATACTTccatttacaggttttttttttatttcttttgtaaattgCTGCTAAATATATGTGCACTGGTCATGTCAGACAgttcaaaacatattttaaatcccTGGAACTAGACAAAGAAACGAACAATTTTTATGACACCAATGTTAAAACCTTGGCTTGTTTTGTGTGGTGGGTAATGCTTTCAACTTAGGCTCCCTCTTATGCATTCAATTCGGATTTAATACCTTCTAAACCAAATTCTGCCCTCACTTAACAGCTTCATAGTCCTAAGCGCTGACAACAGGGGCTGCATAGGTCTAACCGAGAGCAAGACTTCATCATCTGTGCTCAGTGAGCATAGGTAATTCCTAATCAATGCAGTAGGATTGACCCCAATTAATAGAGGTtcgttttccttttaaattaatgtttcagaCAATCTAATGGTATTTCTTTAACCCTTATCATAGCAGGAAAGTCTTTCATCTGAGGTTGAACAATCTTTCTCCCTTGCTTTCCTAAATCTCTGTAAGTTGTTTGCCACCCGACAGCTATGACTCCCTGTTTTTTTCAGcacttttactttccttttctcccaccctccagggaaatatttttgcttaaagaaaaggATCATCCTGCCTTCTTTCTTAGCAACTTCCCGCGGACACATTAGTGTTTTCTGTCAAATGGTCTCAATGTAATTTACAAATAATGGAGCTGGTTGATCAATGATGCTCTCTCCTCATTGTAACAGAGGTAAATAGTAACAACATGCTGTGTTTTAGAGAGGGGACATGCTGCAACCACAGCACCCTTTTACAGAAGGTCCATCCAGATTCGTATAAGGCATGCTTCTGGGCAGGCAAAAAAAGCGAACTGAGAAACTGTCCTTCTGTCAAAGGTCTACTTGGCATCTCAACCCTTGGACACGCAGGAAGCAACCCTTGATTATGCAGACCTTGATAACTTGCAGCTCAAGACTGAAAGCAGAGCAGGATATTTGGAAGGCAGATGTAAAGATGGCATAGGGCTGCCTCACCCTCGTTTTGCTCCTTGGCCGCCGTGCACACAGCAGCTCCTCAAGCATGATTTAGAGCAGCCTGGTCATGATCTCACCTAATTGTGTGGCTAACGGCTCCAAAATAGGACCCTGTGATCAAAATGTCCGGAAACATGAGGTCATGACATCAAAAGACCAGTTCCGTAGTGGAAGTATGGCTTTCAGGTGCCGCTGGCTTCAAAGCTCAGCAGTAAAACAAGGGAGAAATCTATATTTGGGGACCTTCATGGAAAGCATTACCATTTGCTGTTCATCAGAGGTACCAAAGCAACTAGCAAgtacaaagggggaaaaaaaaaaaaggaaaattatccaGCTCATGAATGTAAtaagtttcaggaaaaaatacattttttgccaCAGAGGTTAGTTAAATAATTTAACTGGGAATGTCATTGCTGAGCTCTGCAATAACGTGCACAGAACTGCATGGACCTACAGTGGTAGCGAATGGCCGACTCTCCCAGGAAAGGTTTTGTTATCCTTATATTGCTTGACTTTTTTACACCACATCTGTGCTTGCTTCGTCATTCTGCCATCTGCTGTAACAAAATACAggcaaagcatttcagaaaacaacCCCTCCACACTTTAAAATGCTCCAACTCGGAGCACAGCCCTTTACTTCTCACAAGCTGTAGTGCTTAttatcctctcctcctcctcctcctcctccctcgcccccccccccacatGCATGATGAATTACATACGCGTACCAAGCGTGGAGAACACAGAATCCCATTGATTTTGCCACAATGTTTctattaaatgaaatgaatgtttaTGCGCTTTACTTCGCTGCGCAAATGCATTTGCTGAAAGGTCAGAAATAGCAGGTCATTATCATTAGATTTTTAATTTTGGAACTCCCAATCAGACTTGTTTCCTGTTTGGTATTGTCTGCAGATACACAATGTATAGCTGAGCGAAAGACTCTCATTGCTAAAGCATTGAAATAACAGAGTATGAGCAGAGTGGTTTCGAGCACACACTCTGTAAAGTCCAGTCAAAGTTTCTTCCTGGTGCAGCCGCGCAAATCTCTTGGTAGCAGTAAACTTGCTGCACAGACTTCATTCCTGAACACATGTTCAAAGGtgataaaataaatgcagatggTTTCCCAAAACCTCAGTGGAGCATTTTTTACTGTTACTAAATGGACTGTAAAAAAACTagggaaaaaatggagaaaatacagtTTGACACGGACAGGCAATTTCAGAATAGCATTCAGTCGTTTGGgagaaaagctaaataaaatgtGTGTTTATAATGATCTATTGGCAAAATAATATTGACACAGCATCTGAGCTGCCTAATGGGAGTGAGTTTTAGAATACTCAAATTAAACTAGCGCTGCGAGCTGAATATTTTGCTTAATTACTTAACAGACATACAAAAAAGTTGGATAGCAACTTTGAATTCATTGTGCCATGACCGAAGTTGACAATAAAACCATCCCCGGCTACAGTGAAAACAGAATTAGGCCTTAACAAATTTATTACAGGCTTTGTTTACAAACTTGTTACAAAATTATACAGCATCTTATTGTGTACACAGGATTTACAAGAACGCGTAACTGATGTGTGCGATTGCTCCACTCTCTGGTTGAGATCTGCAGGTTTTTCTTCGCCCAGGGCCTGATCCAGCTTCCACTTGGAGAAGGTGAGaatttttccattgactttagtGGAAACTGGATCAGATCCAGAGGGTAACACTTCCGATCATTGTTATACTGGGGTGGGAAAGAGGCAGCCGATCTAATAACCTTACGCACCACGCTTCTTTCTTGTTTAATGTGTTTCAGATGACGGGCATTGTATTTACTCTGATACATTTTTGCTGGCCACTTGTAAAATACTTGGTGCATTGGTGAAGTTAAGAGTCAAAGACCAGTTCCTGTTACTGGATTTACAGTGGAAAAtgacaaattgttttctttgaacCTATAAAGAATGAACCTCCCTTGATTTTCAGTGAGCAGAAATAAAGGCATTAGGATCGACTCCGATGTTTTTTACATTGCTATAAACCTACATTTTCTTGCCTGTCTTCAATAGAATTTCTCTGGATTTACAGTGATGTAAACAGGCGTGGCATCCACACTGTATGAACAAGGTAGTTTCCAATTAAGGGGGGTCTCTAAGCAACAGGGACTAACCAAGCTCAGTGAGTTTTCTTACTTCCTCTTCTCATATGGGGATAGACCTATCTGGCATAGTGAAGCATGGGGATCTCTAAAGTTAATGatccatgaaaatatttgttctcaATTATTCACAGCATCTGAAAATGATCTTTATTTGGGAATTCAGGGTGTAAAATTGGGTTTTTAACTTGCAAAAATTTTCAGTGGGACGGGACTCTGAAAAATGTGCTTGTACCTCCAAGCTGAAAAATTAATGGGTAGGGGTTATTTTTCCCCTGTTGAAACTTAAACTTTCCTGCTAGTAAAACTAGAAAAACTTctgttgaggattttttttttttttaatgtttgccaaGGAAGGAGAATGCGGGAAGAATTCTAGTCAGATCTATCACATACTGAGTTCCTTGGTATATTAcatattctctttccttttaacaaTTGCCTTGGTATTGAACCTCTGAAGTTGTTATTGCCTGAAGCAAAGTTAGGGTTCAGTCCTCTGAGCTGGTGATATTTTCTGGGAGGTAAATACCCTGGCCTCATGTTGAAAATTGAGATGGTTCTCAAAAACTTTGTTTATGGCCTCCCCTGCAGAATTATACCTACACGCTCCAGCGTGGCTTTCAGAATCACTGCTATTCCAGTGCTTGGCCTTATGAGCAACCTGTCCAGCTCTCCAGTGGTTTTATGATGTGTAACGCTCTCTGTAAGGAATTAGGGGAGACCACACAATTTGCTGCCTTTGATGACCTGTGGCAGATTTGAAGTTGGTTCTCCAGTAGTGAAAACTCTATGAACAAAGGCATCCTGCAACTTTGGTTTTGAGCTTCTGATCTCATTGTCATTTGCGATGCTGAACACGCTACAACAGTGAAAGCCGTACTGTAAAAGCCTAAGACCACTACAGCTGTAATGCTCTTTGAATGGCTGGCATTTTTCAGCCCTGATTGTGTGTTAAGATCTAGCTAGATAACATATGCAGTCCAATCTCAATTCTGTTGCTGTCCATGACACGACTCATTTACTTTTATGGGAGTGGGATCCCATCCAGGGCATTATACAGCTAATGTATAATAGACTATCTCTTCAAGTAGTCTAATTATTACTCTCCCCAGTGGAGCTACATGACAATACAAAGAAGAGTTTGAGGTATATATATGCTAGTACATTTGTCTGTCTTAAGTAACAACTCACCTGTATAATTGAAGAACTTCATTATAACTATAGACTACCTGGATTTTAGTCACCATACTGCTCAAAAAGATCTATTATTTCATGTCCCTATGAAAGCTACCAGGTTTGTTCAGCAGTTCTACACATTTTTCCCTCTGTGAAAAACGGAGAATGGATTGCTGAGGAGAACAGCAGCTTCAGGCGAGTGTGTGGCTTTGATATCCATGCCAGGATATCACATCTTTCTTTACTACAATTTGCAAGCCAAGGGCTCTTTTAATGTTAAGACACCACCagctttgtttctattttaaaaactcagaCAGAGAGGAACGATGCAACAATGCAAACAGAAGATAATTGATCCAtgtgaggaggaagaggctgaTCACAATAAATAGTAAATTCCAAAGAAATCATCTTTTATGTAGTATATTAACGATCAATTGAGATTGGTTCTTGGCTTCAGTAAGTTTCTGCtacaaatattttagatttttttcatattttttctacGACGAACTGGCAGCATTAGAAACAGTTGCAAAACAAATGTGCTTCAAAAACATAAATGAAAGTTGGCGGATAATTAGCAGTCATTCTGAAATGCTGACAGAGGGAAAATGATCATTTCACTGGCAAAACTGGCATAATAcacaaaaattgtattttatggcTACTTGATGCCTGTGACGTTGACATCATCTGCAGGCTACAACACGTATTTTGGTCCATTTTTGTTTTGGCGGTGAGGAGTCAACACTGCACCCAATTAAATATGAATGTATAGATTGGGGAATATAAATATGTACACAACTCTTGACATTGATCTGATTTTTAACAACTTTACTAAATGACAGTCACTGGCTTGACAATACTGAATGAGAAATACTGATTTTACACAGATTTTACAGCAAGGTTACGGTATGCTGCCAACAAGCAGTGTCACAAACATAGTCTAAAAAAAACCCGGAGTTGCCCATAGCAGAGGCACACACCCTTTGCTCTTGTTATTGAGCGAGAAAGCTTATATACTGTAGATTTGCTGAAGTTTAATAAATAAGGTCAACTTATAatatataaaacaatataaaCATTTATATGCTACATGCATATCATATAATTTAAAGTAATAATTTATATAGCAAAGAGATGCAGATTTatgttcttcctattttccttGATAACGCGCACACGCAAGAGGTGTCTATTCTTATCCATCTCCAGCCTACCAGTTTATTGTTTTCTGAAGTCAGTGCTCTAACGTAAGTTTGGGATGTCTTGCATTGGGAGTTCCAGTGCTTGTCATCAATGCCACGACAGCCATTTTTTACAGGCTTGGCTTCTTTACACCTTGTTTCATAAAAGTATTGCTTAACTGGAGAGTTGCCTGTTTTAATTTCTCCCAGCACAGTTACCTGGTGTCCTCTAATGTCGATGGCAGACGATTTGTCCGTGACCCATAAACTTTCACTGTCACAAACGGAATATTCCCCTCGGTGGCTCTTGTGCTCTGCGTACCTTTTCCGCCGGGAGGTTCTGTTCACCACCACTGAATTTCCAATATAATCCTCCATGAGGTACAGCGGCGGCGGTTCCAGCGGTGTGTTGTCACTCAAGAGGACTCGGGGAGAGTTGTAGCGTCTCTGCTGCCTTAAGAGGTCTGTATCCATTGAGATAACTGGCTGGAAGTCTGATTTCACATTTTCATCTCCATCCATGTCTTGCTGAGTGTCTGCTTTCTGCACTGTGTTTTGATAGTTTTCCTTAATATCTACCACCTGCTTAGAaagcttgtttttcaaaatgtctgcCTGAATAAGTTTAATAATAAGAGAATTTATTGAATCTTCTGGCAAACTCCTTTGATCCATGTTGGTAGATTGGATGCCACGAAGATAAGCGAGAAATATCACATAAAACAAGATGGACATCACCTTGTTCACCTGTAAGATctgcaaagaaacagaaaggcaaCATTAAAACAATTATATAGGGAAGTTTACTAGATGCTGTAGACATGAAAATtcggttttgtttttaacatgtcTTACATCTTCTGCACCTTATAGATACAGATAGGCCATGTGTTTCTTTTaagataatttttcattatatttataaTGAATGTAactgttttctgacttttttttcagtgtttcatctATGTTTCATGCACTTTTCAGGATGACCtcacttttcctctttccatGTGTAGTGGCAGATCTGTCAGTTAGGTCCTTTCTCTAGGTAGCTACTCTTGGGATAGTATGTCCAGGTCTTGGCAGCAGAGAGAGGCCAAGTTACTTTCACAGAGTCTATTCCACAGCGTGGTTCAGTTTCAGAATTGCAAGATTATGCAGAGTAGCAGATTATTTAATGGTGTAAAATGAAGAAGCTCTGACTTTGCTAAGTGTTGCCAATTTTTGCGTGTTGACATGTCATGGATCCCTCAAATTCCTATTCATCAAATGGCTTGTGTTTAACGTCACCCTAAGAGCATCATCATATACTTGGAAGTAAATACTGTGTTTCAAtagctctttctctctctttctctctctggtgCTGTAAGGCAAAGTATTCTTGAAGGAAAAGGGTGCAGTCAGGCAGGAAAGTGGGGTTTCTTATATTTTGAGCTTCAGAAAGCAGTAATTAGACTTCTGTAATACAAGTGAGAAGTTCAGATGGATCCAGAGACCATTTTGTACTGGTTGTTTACAGGGTTGGGGCCtggtttttttgatgtttttagtGAAGTTCCTTCATTACATTTATATGAAGTGGAACAAAACTGATTGTAGTTAGAAATATTCAAGGACAGATGAAGGACCTCCCACCCACCCCGAAACTGAAGAATCCTGTTCAAAAAGATCAAAATGAACTCAAGATCAAGATTTTGAAAACTGGACATAAAAGTGTGCTGCTTCTCTGTACTGTATTTTGCCATGAAGTGCTCTATATGCATTCTTTTAGTGTCCTTATAATTCTAGCTGTTGAGCATCTTCTAGAGGCTGATTTGTCATTTCTGGCTAAATCTTTCTGTCATCCTGTTTGTGTAGTTAAGAACTGTGAGCATTCATCTaaggaggtggttttttttcttgggaaaaccTGTATATCTTGTATTTGCacttatatttaaatgaaattaattttcaatgtaAAATACTAAATCATGGAAGCAATCCATTACTTCAAAGCACACcccttttaatgaaatttttgcaCAAGTAGTGGATTGAAGGAGAAAATATTAAACTCATGTTAGAGTACTCTCATGTCATGTGGGAAATCTGGCTGTAGTACCGCTTCAAGTGACTCAAAACAGTCTTGAACTTGATTCTTCTGCACCGCAAACATGTCCACTATGTGTCAGACCACTAGCACCCTGGGATGAAGACACAGAGTTAGAGAACACAGAACAGATGGAGCTGGAAGGATCCTCaggagaccatctagtccaacgccaCTGCTCAAAGTAAGGTCAGCTAGAGCAGCTTGCGCAGGGCTGTGCCCAAtcaggttttaaatatctccatggatggacaCTCCACAACCCCTCTAggcaagctgttccagtgttcgaccctcacagtaaaaaacaaaacaaaacaaaacaaaacaaaaaaacccaacccatgtTTCAGTATTTCCTATATCTCaatttgtgcccgttgcctcttgtcctttcttgGGACACccctgagaagagtctggctccgtcTTTTTTACTCCCTCCCATCACGTATTTCTACActttgataagatccccctgagtcttctcttctccaggccaaacagccccagctctctcagcctttcctcccatGTGACAGATGccccagtcccttaatcatctttgtggatTCGGTcctgtatgtccatgtctctcctgtactggagagcccagaaccAGACACAGCAcaccagatgtggcctcaccagtgctgagttgaggcgaaggatcacctccctcaacctgctggtgacGCTCTGGGTACTCTGTGTTTTTCCCAGAAGAAATGGCAGAGAAATCAGACCTCTTAAACAGAAAATGTTCCACTTCTTCAAATCACCGTTTTCTGTTTAAGAAGGCAAACCATTTTCTATtcaagaaggcaaagaaaaaaagaaaaaaagttttactggAGAATCCTTTATCTGCTCTAAGCAAAACTCCTTTTAGCAACAGTGAGTCCCCACTTCATAGTTTGGAACTGCAGCAAAATCAGAGCTACCCTCTGTGGATGTGTGATCTGTCCTTTTATGgacaagaaatgtgttttctccatTCTCAGTTTGTCACAGTATGAGTTCACCTAAATCTAGACTGTTGCTTGCAGCAATGttatgctttggaaaaaaaaaatctaagattttCAGTTACCATACAATTACTGTCATACCTAAACAAATACTAACTTAATGTAGATGGATCTCAGAGCCCAGACCGTGCTGTATATAAAGACCTCTTCGTGCACAATTTGGTCTTCCCTCAGTaaattatgtgcttttaaaaacagtaagaatATTATAAAACAGATGTCATTCAGCAGATTTCTTACAGCGTTCAGAAGGGCTAACCCGCACGCAGTATGACACACAAGTCCATAGGATGGTGAGCAAAGCTCTGACAACGCTCAGCTCAAAAGCTGAAAGCATTATTCATGCCAACATGCAGCTGCATGTAATCACTGGTCTGCTTAGTTTCAAAACTAAGTGGCACTAGCAAAATACACAAGTTGGAGCAGGTGATGAGGTGGGAAAAGTAAGACTGGAGTTCCTGCAGACTCTCTTTAATGTCATGCTGCACACAAAAAGGAAGGGCTAGGGACCTCAGAATTAAAGCAGTTCAAATGAACTATTTTTCTCATCCATGGAAGAATCccattaatggaaaaaaatgtttaaaagtatttttctgaacCTAACGTAAGACGTCTTGTGGATTTGGTGGGAAGGGTGTTAAATTACTCTGAAATTTGACTTGTAGTTTGATTTGTACTTGGCAAATTATTTGCtgcaaaagtaaaaatgtttcagaacCAATCTTTACATTTTTCTGGGATGTTTTGGTGTgcaaaatttggaaagaaaatgcaaacgCTTGATGAGATTACAGTTTTCAGGGAATTCCTCCAGGACAGTTCACCTAGGACGTTCATAAGTGGCGTATTCAGAAATTCCAGTCCATGACTTGAAATTGTCAGGCTGCCTGTGGCGTCCAGAACCTCAGAATACACCTAAGGCACTAAGAGAAAACTGACCCAACTTCCAGACTCCCGGGGCCCAGGCTTGTACGGACCTTAGCAGAAGCTGCTCCAGCACAAGTAACAATAGCTCCTTCTTCAGCCTTTTGGACAATGGTGCAAAAATCCCCCAAGAATTTAATCCCTCACAtcaatttttctgttctctcattaaaagttcttaaaattaaaatgattaatttcAGGTAGAAAGACAGATTTTGTTCAAGCCAAACTTTTTCTAGTTAGCTGtatattgtgaaatatttttgttgttcttcaagGTTCTTCTTGAAATTTTCTGCTTGTAAATCCCTGAAAAGGTTCATTTTAACTGTCTTTGTAGACTGTTTATAGTCAAGTAAGTGTGATGAATGGTCCTAGAAATGGACACTGTTCACACTCCTACAGGAAGTACAGACTAGGTTACTATACTTGGGGCTTGGGTCCCAAGTAAGCATAGGCAAGCATTTCCATGGTGACCTCAGAATAAGAGCACAGCCCAGCAGCATGCTCCCTCGTCCAGTGTCAGCTGAAGTAATGTTATTAGATATAAATAGAGAAGACCATAATTGGTGACTGTGTCTACTTCATTTCTGCTTGATATCTATTGGGCTACAGTATTAATGCTGGTACCTGAGCTCAGTTTCTCTTTCCACGGGCTGTCAGGTCAGCTGTGACACACAGCCTAGTCAACATTAAGTTGTATGATGGCACATGACTTAAATGGGTCTTCAGTATATATTGGATATAACAACACATCCAGTATAATCTTAAATGGGTCTTCAGTATGTATTGGATATAACAACACATCCAGTATAATCATCTTACTGTGCAATACCTACTACATACCTGTCCTAGAAGCCATGTGGTTGTAGAACAGTTTAGATAGTGTGAATCCAGAAGAATTGATCCAGCACTTTCTCTGGATTCACATCAAAAGGTATCCCTTGTTGACCTATCTGTTTATGGCAAACTCATCATTTGACTGGGGACTCAGTGGCTAGACGTAATGGTAGATTACTCATCTCACTTTGTGCCTGTGCCACAAAGACCGTAGGCAGCTACCTAGTGTGGGCATTAGCAGCCTGACAAGGTCTTGCTGCTGGGATATCCATTccattttctgtctctctccttctctATCACCCAAGTCCTTTTCTATTCCATATATTGGGAGTTCAGCAAGGGCTGCTGACATATTCCAGAAAGCTGTTTTTCCTGAGCCACTGAGAAGCTTtggaacagctctgcttttgtgctGTGCTATTCTGTGTGCCCTTCTAGATGTTGGGATGCACCTTTGATGCTTTGAGCTCTTGCTAGAGGTAATTAAAAAGGGGGCAGAGGGTGCATGGATCTCAAATCAGCCTTTAAATGTGCTTGGAAAACACTCTACTATGTGCAATTTGGAAAAGCACCGGACATCGAGATAGGAAGACGTATTAGTCTCTTTGAGTTGGTCCCTTTGCATAGTGGTAGTGCCCCCTTATTCAGAGATACTATCCCAGCTTTCAAAAATGATTGCACACATGGCAACAGAAGCAAAGATGATCCTTAAAGGAACAAGGAGTAGAACTAAGTGACACTTAGGCATTATGAATGGTCCAGAGGGTTTGTGGGAGCACACATCACAGCATGGCAGGAAAACCAGCATATCCTGGTAATACAGAGCCAGCTGTTAATTTGCACTAAACAAGTTTGACTTAGAGATTGCTGACATTTGTGGCACAGCGGGTAAAAACAAACACCATAGAAAAGAAAAGCTCATGCATTGCAAAGTTGTTTCATCTTTCAACTGTAGCTTAGTGTTACTCTATTTTAATGGTTTGTATTCCTGCCTATCACTGCAGTGTTAGCAGGGTATTAATGCTGTCTAATCTAGGTTTCTCAGGGAAGGCCTAAATTTAGGAGAAATAAATAAGCTTACCTATTGCTTCCATCAAGAAATTAAATCCCCAATAGACTCTGGCAATTCACTTTCTGCTCTTTTCAGACTCAACACTTTACGTAGTGTTGGAAagctttgtttagttttgttttgttaatggtgatgtaaaaaaaaaaacctgtattgcTTTATTTTGATCAGTCTCTGTACAGTCTACCCAGCTCAAGAGCAAAGTGTCATTTAATATGttctatgaaaataatgaaattctaGTACTGTGAGATACTGcctaaatatttacttttaagtcATTGCGAAGAGGAACTGGAATATAAGGAAAAGTGACTGGTGAATTTTACATTCGGCATTGTAATACCCGACATGATTTATGTAAGTCAGCTTGAAGTATTTGGCACTTtctgaaaaatttaaaagcagcttttgttcttcagaccGAGCAACTAATGATCATTTGTGGTGGCTGACAGCTTATTCAGGCTTTTGCCAAAGACGACAGTGTAATTATTCTCATTGCTTGCTAAGCACTGTTTTCACAAACTCACAGAAAGCAACAAGTAGCAGAATGTCTGTTGATTCCCTCATCCTAATAACTACGTTGAGAAGACAtgcagcccttctcctctgtgcTTAGGGGGACAGTGAAAATgtacagaataagaaaaatatcacTGCATTCTGAATATTCAGAAAGATGGGAGTATGAAATAA
This genomic interval from Calonectris borealis chromosome 1, bCalBor7.hap1.2, whole genome shotgun sequence contains the following:
- the NTF3 gene encoding neurotrophin-3; amino-acid sequence: MSILFYVIFLAYLRGIQSTNMDQRSLPEDSINSLIIKLIQADILKNKLSKQVVDIKENYQNTVQKADTQQDMDGDENVKSDFQPVISMDTDLLRQQRRYNSPRVLLSDNTPLEPPPLYLMEDYIGNSVVVNRTSRRKRYAEHKSHRGEYSVCDSESLWVTDKSSAIDIRGHQVTVLGEIKTGNSPVKQYFYETRCKEAKPVKNGCRGIDDKHWNSQCKTSQTYVRALTSENNKLVGWRWIRIDTSCVCALSRKIGRT